From Sulfolobales archaeon, the proteins below share one genomic window:
- a CDS encoding thiamine-phosphate kinase produces MRLGDIGEKGFIKNIIESFKKIWVWGPLEPGDDAVAIPYVGGYLILKIDGFSAYNSKYPWNTWRDFGWKAATACVSDIVSKGGRPSAYMVSLGLKPDMSIDEGLDIMRGVAEAVEVYGGYLAGGDTNSAEKDIWIDVACIGFTPVDPVRRGGMPGDHIVITGGYGLQALAYRYYLKYLRNEVELRDIPESIIRATSRPRARIEAHEIIIRFRDCIRGCVDVSDSLAESLYLMSEASGHVIELSEIPVDPEALEISRRLGLDPIEQALYGGEEFELVISADPSCSSDLVKELRRSGVSAEIYGIVSEKRGLEVYHKKKIIERRGFQHF; encoded by the coding sequence ATGAGACTCGGTGATATTGGTGAGAAAGGTTTTATTAAAAATATTATCGAGAGTTTTAAAAAGATCTGGGTTTGGGGTCCTCTAGAACCCGGTGATGATGCTGTTGCAATACCATATGTCGGAGGATATCTTATACTTAAGATAGATGGTTTTTCAGCGTATAACTCCAAGTATCCTTGGAATACATGGAGAGACTTCGGGTGGAAGGCTGCTACAGCTTGTGTTAGTGATATCGTATCTAAGGGTGGGAGACCTTCAGCTTATATGGTTTCTCTAGGTCTCAAACCTGATATGAGTATTGATGAAGGACTTGATATAATGAGAGGTGTTGCCGAGGCTGTGGAAGTCTATGGAGGTTATCTGGCGGGAGGTGATACGAATTCTGCTGAGAAGGATATCTGGATCGATGTAGCATGCATAGGATTCACACCTGTTGATCCTGTGAGAAGAGGTGGGATGCCAGGTGATCATATAGTGATCACAGGAGGCTACGGGTTGCAAGCTCTCGCATACAGATATTATCTTAAGTATCTTAGAAACGAGGTAGAGCTAAGAGATATTCCCGAGAGCATTATAAGAGCTACATCAAGACCTAGAGCTAGAATTGAAGCTCATGAGATTATTATCAGATTTAGAGATTGTATTAGAGGCTGTGTAGATGTTTCAGACTCGCTAGCTGAATCTCTCTATCTAATGTCTGAAGCTTCAGGTCATGTTATAGAGCTCTCTGAGATACCCGTAGATCCTGAGGCTCTCGAGATCTCGAGAAGACTAGGATTAGACCCTATCGAGCAAGCTCTATACGGTGGCGAGGAGTTTGAACTAGTAATCTCCGCAGATCCATCGTGTTCTTCAGATCTTGTAAAAGAATTGAGAAGATCTGGAGTTTCTGCAGAGATCTATGGGATCGTATCTGAGAAGAGAGGTTTAGAAGTTTATCATAAGAAGAAGATTATTGAGAGGAGAGGGTTCCAGCATTTCTAG
- a CDS encoding radical SAM protein: MLKSPELEDSSRSPGIPATRILPAPGSYDEATKTVKIAGRSIRVGGPLPRIDPENEKIVRVTQSICPYCQRLLPAIIYEKGEKIYIRKTCPEHGTIDELYFGDSKLYYRFLSMAREGRGSRYAYVELSAPCPYNCGLCPMHKSHSALTNLVVTNRCDLDCWYCFFFAERSGFVYEPTLDQIKYMVSQLMKQGVPIVIQITGGEPTLREDLPEIIKLLREMGITHLQLNTHGIKFARLYWEDPEKAVAYAKTLRENGVNTIYMSFDGVTPNTNPKNHFEVPFTFEVFRKAGMTSVVLVPVLIRTVNDHEVGDIIRFAAMNMDIVRSVNFQPVSLTGMMKRFEREKYRITIADAIMRIEEQTDGEIDRNQWYPIPACIPISEFIEALSKSFKFELTTHPHCGAGTYVYVDRRGSSNPYDFRFIPLGKMVDIEGFLEYLRDKSEDLKSGGSRAVVGAKILLSMITRYIEWKHVPGDLKKLLPKLLLDIFTKQSYEALGEFHYKFLFLGMMHFMDQYNYDVQRVMRCDIHYTSPDGRIIPFCAFNVLPDLYRDHVMKKYSMSFEEYEKLYGPGRVGEKVKYRRSRELIEKIRNSEIYRKHYEYFLKKHRV; the protein is encoded by the coding sequence ATGCTTAAATCACCTGAGCTGGAAGACAGCTCAAGAAGCCCGGGCATTCCCGCAACAAGAATCCTTCCAGCGCCAGGGTCTTATGATGAGGCTACGAAGACTGTTAAAATTGCCGGGAGAAGTATAAGAGTTGGAGGTCCTCTTCCTAGAATAGATCCTGAGAATGAGAAGATAGTGAGAGTCACCCAAAGCATATGCCCGTACTGTCAGAGACTTCTACCCGCCATCATCTATGAGAAAGGTGAGAAGATATATATCAGAAAAACATGTCCAGAACATGGAACCATAGACGAGCTCTACTTCGGAGATTCAAAGCTTTACTATAGATTCCTCTCCATGGCTCGAGAAGGGAGAGGATCTAGATACGCTTATGTAGAGCTCTCAGCACCGTGCCCCTATAATTGTGGTCTATGCCCTATGCATAAGAGTCACTCGGCGCTTACTAATCTTGTTGTCACTAACAGATGTGATCTAGATTGCTGGTACTGCTTCTTCTTTGCTGAGAGAAGTGGTTTCGTGTACGAGCCTACACTAGATCAGATAAAATACATGGTTTCACAGCTTATGAAGCAGGGTGTGCCTATTGTGATCCAGATTACCGGTGGAGAACCTACTCTCAGAGAAGATCTTCCGGAGATAATAAAGCTTCTCAGAGAAATGGGTATAACACATCTCCAGCTTAATACTCACGGGATTAAATTCGCAAGATTATACTGGGAGGATCCTGAGAAAGCTGTGGCTTATGCTAAGACTCTTAGAGAGAACGGTGTTAACACCATATATATGAGCTTCGACGGTGTCACTCCAAATACTAATCCTAAGAACCACTTTGAAGTTCCATTCACTTTCGAGGTATTCAGAAAAGCTGGGATGACTAGCGTAGTGCTGGTGCCAGTTCTAATAAGAACTGTTAACGATCATGAGGTTGGAGATATAATAAGATTCGCTGCAATGAACATGGATATCGTGAGATCTGTGAACTTCCAGCCTGTAAGTCTTACAGGTATGATGAAGAGATTTGAAAGAGAGAAGTATAGAATTACAATAGCCGATGCTATAATGAGAATAGAAGAGCAGACTGATGGAGAGATCGATAGAAATCAATGGTATCCAATACCAGCATGCATACCTATATCAGAATTCATAGAAGCATTATCTAAATCATTTAAGTTCGAGCTTACAACACATCCACACTGTGGTGCCGGCACCTACGTTTATGTTGATAGAAGAGGTAGTTCTAATCCTTATGACTTCAGATTCATACCTCTGGGTAAGATGGTTGATATAGAAGGATTCCTAGAATATCTAAGAGATAAGAGTGAGGATCTGAAGAGCGGAGGTAGTAGAGCTGTTGTAGGAGCTAAGATACTTCTCAGCATGATAACAAGATATATTGAGTGGAAACATGTGCCTGGAGATCTTAAGAAGCTGCTTCCAAAACTTCTGCTAGATATATTCACGAAGCAGAGTTATGAAGCTTTAGGAGAGTTCCACTATAAATTCCTCTTCCTGGGAATGATGCACTTCATGGATCAGTATAATTATGATGTTCAGAGAGTTATGAGATGTGATATACACTATACATCACCTGATGGAAGGATTATACCATTCTGCGCGTTCAATGTACTCCCAGATCTCTACAGAGATCATGTTATGAAGAAGTATTCAATGAGCTTCGAGGAATATGAGAAGCTCTACGGTCCTGGAAGAGTTGGTGAGAAGGTTAAGTATAGAAGAAGTAGAGAGTTGATTGAGAAGATTAGAAATAGCGAGATATATAGGAAGCATTACGAATACTTCCTCAAGAAACACAGAGTCTAA
- a CDS encoding DUF1512 domain-containing protein produces the protein MSLKILQIPGSPTGSSDWTTIAWIIVTLFWILLLFTDLLDRSRIMRYDRFIRIKLATLSKMAQEARSASEKYLSNLGVREPRKIVDNFIGNFFLIEPVSIEPTDIIKRLSHLIRVRDNKIRSYVDQVLPDNVDRAKKMNLAVLLEINWVLDLYYRYIRHLYLFSRKHNNWILLMQLAMVLPVILKELEAFKNAVEPFSKGIPVGDSAGPMVVSMLAPHAERKPIEEETVYSEVDFENRKLYLIKAEGPGGTVGRPGEALRILIERLEGKISRVITVDAALKFEGEESGEVAEGVGAAIGDPGPEKISMERVTAKYNIPLDAVIIKMSSREAITEMSKEIYEGVKKAAERVKEIIRTKVPPGGVVIVVGVGNTVGVV, from the coding sequence ATGAGCCTAAAGATACTCCAGATCCCTGGAAGTCCTACAGGATCTTCTGATTGGACTACTATAGCGTGGATTATTGTAACATTGTTCTGGATTCTTCTTCTATTCACAGACCTACTTGATAGATCGAGAATTATGAGATATGATAGATTCATTAGAATCAAACTTGCAACACTAAGTAAAATGGCTCAAGAAGCTAGAAGTGCTTCTGAGAAGTATCTCTCAAACCTAGGAGTTCGAGAGCCTAGAAAGATAGTTGATAACTTCATAGGAAACTTCTTCCTAATAGAACCCGTCTCTATAGAGCCTACTGATATTATAAAAAGACTTTCTCATCTCATAAGAGTTAGAGATAACAAGATCAGAAGCTATGTTGATCAGGTGCTTCCGGATAATGTAGATAGAGCTAAGAAGATGAACCTCGCAGTACTTCTAGAGATAAACTGGGTTTTAGACCTCTACTACAGATATATAAGACATCTATATCTCTTCAGCAGAAAACACAACAACTGGATACTTCTAATGCAGCTAGCAATGGTTCTGCCAGTAATATTGAAAGAGTTAGAAGCTTTCAAAAACGCTGTAGAACCTTTCTCAAAAGGAATACCCGTAGGAGATTCCGCAGGCCCTATGGTGGTGTCAATGCTAGCACCACATGCTGAGAGAAAACCCATCGAGGAGGAGACAGTCTATAGCGAGGTAGATTTTGAGAATAGAAAGCTATACCTGATAAAAGCTGAGGGACCTGGAGGAACTGTGGGAAGACCTGGAGAAGCTCTGAGAATATTAATAGAAAGACTTGAGGGTAAGATTTCAAGAGTGATCACAGTTGATGCAGCTCTGAAGTTTGAAGGCGAAGAATCAGGAGAAGTTGCAGAAGGAGTTGGTGCTGCTATAGGAGATCCAGGTCCTGAGAAGATCTCTATGGAGAGAGTTACTGCAAAATATAATATTCCTCTTGATGCTGTTATCATTAAGATGAGCTCTAGAGAGGCTATCACGGAGATGAGTAAGGAAATATATGAAGGTGTTAAGAAAGCTGCTGAGAGAGTTAAAGAGATCATAAGAACAAAGGTTCCTCCAGGTGGCGTGGTGATAGTAGTAGGTGTTGGGAATACCGTGGGTGTGGTATGA
- the map gene encoding type II methionyl aminopeptidase, translating to MCIRCSNSSEEEVKKYLKAGSIASSVMREAISMIRPGKLIYEIAEKIESRITELGGRPAFPVNISIANEAAHYTPVIRDPKKIPESGVVKIDLGVHVDGYIADMARSVDLDGRFERLVRAVEDTLERAIERISVGVPAREVGRIIEATARSHGFKVVKNLSGHKMERYNLHAGYNVPNFSDPLVFWKFTNGSAYAIEPFLTTGSGMVSEDRKVVTIYSLRSLKGSLDERSREILSIVERRFSKLPFCGRWIKDVHPDPDGILRELYSRRILHGYPVLLDIPGSQVAQAEDTIVIFEGQVIVTTREGSSFRTM from the coding sequence ATATGTATAAGGTGTTCTAACTCGAGCGAGGAAGAGGTTAAGAAATACCTTAAAGCTGGTAGCATAGCGAGTAGTGTGATGAGAGAAGCTATCTCAATGATAAGACCGGGAAAATTGATCTATGAGATAGCTGAGAAGATCGAGAGCAGAATAACAGAGCTTGGAGGAAGACCAGCATTTCCCGTCAACATATCTATAGCTAATGAAGCAGCTCACTACACACCAGTTATCAGAGATCCTAAGAAGATACCTGAATCAGGTGTTGTAAAAATAGATCTAGGAGTTCACGTAGACGGCTACATAGCTGACATGGCTAGAAGCGTGGATCTAGATGGAAGATTCGAGAGACTTGTCAGAGCAGTTGAAGACACTCTAGAAAGAGCTATAGAGAGAATATCAGTAGGAGTACCTGCGAGAGAGGTGGGAAGAATAATAGAAGCAACAGCCAGAAGCCATGGATTTAAAGTTGTGAAGAATCTCAGTGGACATAAGATGGAGAGATATAATCTTCATGCAGGTTATAACGTTCCCAACTTCTCAGATCCTCTCGTCTTCTGGAAGTTTACCAATGGAAGTGCATACGCTATAGAACCCTTTCTCACAACAGGTTCTGGAATGGTTTCCGAGGATAGGAAAGTGGTAACCATATACAGCCTCAGAAGCTTGAAAGGATCTCTTGATGAGAGAAGTAGAGAGATTCTAAGCATTGTAGAGAGAAGATTCTCGAAACTCCCATTCTGCGGAAGATGGATTAAAGATGTTCACCCGGATCCCGATGGTATTCTGAGAGAGCTCTACAGTAGAAGAATCCTCCACGGATACCCGGTACTGCTAGACATCCCAGGATCTCAGGTTGCTCAGGCTGAGGATACTATAGTTATATTCGAGGGTCAGGTTATAGTGACTACGAGAGAGGGTTCTAGTTTTAGAACTATGTGA
- a CDS encoding dipeptidase, producing the protein MRDPGYPIADLHEDIAYFLQRGDRDLVRDFDRDIPGRHGDIPKYMRGGVKLIFSALFPALETWDPRLGEISGKLYGERASPRSNIFTGLDNLFEQLKIYYRLSEEYRRYIEIVYEGRDLEFFDRDDKIRFLISLEGADPLANPDDLEIVFRLGVRALGITWNYDNKYGASCTSNKDYGLTEAGERLVSLANKLGVVIDVSHSSRRTALDVLSISKQPVIASHSNYHGRKPHRRNIDDEIIEGIKRSGGVIGFTLIRSTIGGSESIDDLILHILDVWQRFGSDVIAIGSDLFGIETTPEGIRDAGDLRVIIDKLAEKGFGDNDLRKISHENVLRILRSVSSRWSMKSSAST; encoded by the coding sequence TTGAGAGATCCCGGGTATCCGATAGCAGATCTTCATGAAGACATAGCATATTTTCTTCAGAGAGGAGATAGAGATCTCGTGAGAGATTTTGATAGAGACATACCTGGGAGGCATGGTGATATCCCAAAATACATGAGAGGTGGTGTGAAACTGATCTTCTCAGCCTTATTTCCAGCTCTTGAAACATGGGATCCCAGGCTTGGAGAGATCTCTGGAAAACTCTATGGGGAGAGAGCTTCTCCCAGGTCTAATATTTTCACAGGATTAGATAATCTGTTTGAACAGCTGAAGATATACTACAGGCTTTCGGAGGAGTATAGAAGATATATTGAGATAGTGTATGAGGGTAGAGATCTAGAGTTCTTTGATAGGGATGATAAGATCAGATTTCTAATATCTCTCGAGGGAGCAGATCCTCTGGCAAATCCGGATGATCTAGAGATAGTATTCAGATTAGGAGTGAGAGCTCTCGGGATCACATGGAACTACGATAACAAGTATGGAGCATCATGCACTTCTAATAAGGATTACGGACTTACAGAAGCTGGAGAAAGACTTGTCTCTCTAGCGAACAAGCTCGGAGTTGTCATAGATGTATCTCATTCGAGTAGGAGAACAGCTTTAGATGTTCTGAGCATATCTAAGCAGCCTGTGATAGCTTCTCACTCTAATTATCATGGGCGGAAGCCTCATAGAAGGAATATAGATGATGAGATTATAGAGGGTATTAAGAGAAGTGGTGGTGTAATAGGTTTCACACTGATAAGATCTACTATTGGTGGTAGTGAGAGTATAGATGATCTGATTCTCCATATTTTAGATGTGTGGCAGAGATTCGGTTCAGATGTTATAGCTATAGGATCAGATCTCTTCGGTATAGAAACAACCCCTGAAGGTATTAGAGATGCGGGAGATCTAAGAGTTATAATAGATAAGCTTGCCGAGAAAGGTTTTGGTGATAATGATCTTAGGAAGATCTCGCATGAGAATGTTCTAAGAATCCTCAGAAGCGTATCAAGCAGATGGAGTATGAAGAGCTCAGCTTCAACCTAG
- a CDS encoding DNA methyltransferase: MREVGYEEYLGYISKHSSVVVDDQEIMLRPITVKRFKPSEKELTDISTTVWSFPSRGSWATHRGDYRGNWAPQIPRALIEMYTRPGEIVLDPMIGSGTTCVEARILGRNCIGVDISYDAVILSLHRLYWLEESARRWEGSEEPEEVENIKKTWSRIYHGDARNLSLLEDDSIDLILMHPPYWNIIRYTSKNEVEGDLSRSRSLENYLELMSEIARELYRRLKRGGYLGVLIGDTRIREHYVPVSHYVLQVFLRAGFLLKEEVIKIQHKMKTTREVWSRLKDRRFLLIYHEKLFILRKPLEEEDVKRHRYSGRISF, translated from the coding sequence TTGCGTGAGGTTGGTTATGAAGAGTATCTAGGGTACATCTCTAAGCATAGCTCTGTGGTTGTAGATGATCAGGAGATTATGCTAAGACCTATCACTGTTAAGAGGTTTAAGCCTTCTGAGAAGGAGCTTACAGATATTTCTACAACTGTGTGGAGCTTTCCCTCTAGAGGTTCTTGGGCTACTCATAGAGGTGATTATAGGGGTAACTGGGCTCCTCAAATACCTAGAGCTCTTATAGAGATGTATACAAGACCTGGAGAAATTGTTTTAGATCCTATGATAGGTTCCGGAACCACATGTGTTGAAGCTAGGATTCTCGGGAGGAATTGTATTGGGGTGGATATAAGCTATGATGCTGTGATCCTGTCACTTCACAGACTCTACTGGTTGGAGGAGAGTGCTAGGAGGTGGGAGGGTTCGGAAGAACCTGAGGAGGTGGAGAATATTAAGAAGACTTGGTCCAGGATCTATCATGGTGATGCTAGAAACCTTTCTCTTCTAGAAGATGATTCAATAGACCTGATATTAATGCATCCTCCATACTGGAATATTATTAGGTATACTTCTAAAAACGAGGTTGAAGGAGATCTATCGAGATCTAGATCTTTAGAAAACTATCTAGAACTTATGAGTGAGATCGCTAGAGAACTCTATAGAAGATTGAAGAGAGGAGGCTATCTAGGAGTTCTCATAGGAGATACAAGGATTCGAGAGCACTATGTACCTGTATCTCACTATGTGCTTCAAGTATTTCTAAGAGCAGGATTCCTGCTGAAGGAGGAGGTGATAAAGATACAGCATAAGATGAAAACAACGAGAGAGGTGTGGAGTAGATTGAAAGATAGAAGATTTCTTCTCATATATCATGAGAAACTCTTTATACTCAGAAAACCGCTTGAAGAAGAGGATGTTAAAAGACATAGGTATAGTGGAAGGATCTCATTCTAG
- a CDS encoding NAD(+)/NADH kinase codes for MKAGIYFKKGVGVARDLSIKIAEMISSRGWDVFFDSEFAGEIDMSRFKISDLRDLDLDFIVVVGGDGTLIKLLHKLGERSIPIMTVRMGRRGVLLDVSPIEVESRLEDLFNGRYVIRSYERIYAEIEDRSIRTPPAINEILVTPSVEYIRSRVLRCTVYKDDALIYSLEGDGVIVSTSIGSTAYSLAAGGPLVDHSLPVMVITPLLPINLWVRPVVLPIDSIVRIMVRKDSIPAEIVIDGSVKIPIAPGESVKISKYPHPVRIIRFHRDESIYEKIFERR; via the coding sequence TTGAAAGCCGGTATATATTTTAAGAAGGGTGTTGGTGTTGCCAGGGATCTAAGTATTAAAATTGCTGAGATGATCTCTTCGAGAGGTTGGGATGTATTCTTTGATAGCGAGTTTGCTGGTGAGATTGACATGAGCAGGTTCAAGATCTCTGATCTGAGGGATTTAGATCTGGATTTCATCGTTGTCGTCGGAGGTGATGGAACTCTTATAAAGCTTCTCCACAAGCTTGGAGAGAGATCTATACCTATAATGACTGTTAGAATGGGGAGGAGAGGAGTTTTACTCGATGTATCTCCTATAGAGGTCGAGTCCAGACTAGAGGATCTTTTTAACGGGAGGTATGTTATAAGAAGTTATGAGAGGATCTATGCTGAGATCGAGGATAGAAGTATAAGAACACCACCTGCTATAAATGAGATTCTAGTCACACCATCTGTAGAATACATAAGATCCAGAGTTTTAAGATGCACCGTTTATAAGGATGATGCTCTCATATACTCTCTCGAGGGAGATGGTGTCATAGTTTCAACATCTATAGGATCTACAGCATATTCTCTAGCAGCCGGAGGTCCTCTAGTAGATCACTCACTACCTGTTATGGTGATCACACCTCTGCTACCTATAAATCTATGGGTTAGACCTGTTGTTCTACCTATAGATAGTATTGTTAGAATCATGGTTAGAAAGGATTCTATTCCCGCCGAGATCGTTATAGATGGTAGTGTGAAGATCCCTATTGCTCCGGGAGAGTCTGTGAAGATATCCAAATATCCTCATCCTGTGAGGATTATAAGATTTCACAGAGATGAGAGTATATATGAGAAGATTTTTGAGAGGAGATAG
- a CDS encoding ERCC4 domain-containing protein, translated as MRIIVDEREKGSGVPENLARLGAYIEYRMLETADYIFEGGAVERKKVEDLVRSVFDKRLFDQMKRAEEFEKIYLVVEGSPERIRKTTDRWKAVYGALALVLQQGNISVVYTSNPEETAYMIYSLASMRGRRLKSMIPRKSRKPEDLELREWQEYIVQCLPHVGPKTAVKLLSTFGSVQRIFNASASELSRVEGLSEEKAQEIVWIIRSLYDPKKSLGRDLLSEF; from the coding sequence GTGAGAATCATAGTTGATGAAAGAGAGAAAGGCTCTGGCGTTCCTGAGAACCTGGCTAGATTAGGAGCTTATATAGAGTATAGAATGCTTGAGACAGCAGACTACATATTCGAAGGAGGTGCTGTTGAGAGGAAGAAGGTAGAGGATCTTGTTAGAAGTGTTTTCGATAAAAGACTATTCGATCAGATGAAAAGAGCTGAGGAATTCGAGAAGATATATCTCGTAGTAGAAGGCTCTCCCGAGAGAATTAGAAAAACCACGGATAGATGGAAAGCTGTGTATGGAGCTCTAGCTCTAGTTCTTCAGCAGGGGAACATATCTGTTGTATACACCTCCAATCCCGAGGAGACTGCGTACATGATCTACTCTCTAGCCAGTATGAGAGGTAGAAGACTTAAGAGCATGATTCCTAGAAAGAGTAGGAAACCAGAGGATCTAGAGCTGAGAGAATGGCAGGAGTACATAGTTCAATGCCTACCCCATGTAGGACCTAAGACAGCGGTAAAGCTACTCTCAACATTTGGAAGTGTTCAGAGAATATTCAACGCATCAGCTTCAGAGCTCAGCAGGGTTGAAGGTCTTTCAGAAGAAAAAGCTCAGGAGATTGTATGGATTATAAGAAGTCTCTACGATCCTAAGAAGAGTCTTGGAAGAGATCTCTTGAGCGAGTTCTAG
- a CDS encoding ATP-NAD kinase family protein: MSIKKICLLINPIAGLGGEPGLKGSDEIDVLKILSEGYKMSSYDRARRFLEALSRERIQDLRILIPEDPMGCSIVREYKDLFREIECVKLYSRYVNGLSTRDHTIEFVRNHSRDCDLILFVGGDGTARDILQALREAGDLEKPVLGIPAGVKVYSGVFARSPETAARVLSLYIEGSIPLSRRPVVDADENSLRRGFIELKNWGFMMTPYSLELVQDSKSPISYYWDLDYEGVARYLDEIFESDPGSLYIVGPGGSLKRIFEYLSIDKTAYGVDAIYRKKIVGRDLSRRDIERIALEYNRIRVILTPIPGTRFLIGRGNQQISSEIFRRSGREGLIPVVSMSKLGGSNVLYIDSGDEEVDRMLSGYVRALTGYREELLIRLIPARYVA, translated from the coding sequence CTGAGCATTAAGAAGATCTGTCTTCTAATAAATCCCATAGCAGGTCTAGGCGGAGAACCAGGTCTTAAAGGTAGTGATGAGATAGATGTTCTCAAGATACTATCCGAGGGATATAAGATGAGTTCTTACGATAGAGCGAGAAGATTTCTAGAAGCTCTCTCTAGAGAGAGGATCCAGGATCTCAGGATTTTAATACCTGAAGATCCTATGGGTTGTAGTATTGTTCGCGAGTACAAGGATCTATTCAGAGAGATAGAATGCGTAAAACTATACAGCAGATATGTAAATGGATTAAGCACGAGAGATCACACCATAGAATTTGTGAGAAACCACTCGAGAGATTGCGACCTCATATTATTCGTAGGAGGAGATGGAACAGCTAGAGATATTCTACAAGCCCTGAGAGAAGCCGGAGATCTCGAGAAACCTGTTCTAGGAATTCCAGCAGGCGTCAAGGTCTACAGCGGTGTTTTCGCTAGAAGTCCCGAGACAGCGGCTCGAGTTCTCTCACTATATATAGAGGGTTCTATCCCTCTCTCCAGAAGACCTGTTGTAGATGCTGACGAGAATTCTCTTAGGAGAGGATTTATAGAGCTTAAGAACTGGGGTTTTATGATGACTCCCTACTCTCTAGAGCTTGTACAGGATTCAAAATCTCCCATATCATACTACTGGGATCTTGATTATGAAGGTGTTGCAAGATATCTGGACGAGATATTTGAAAGCGATCCAGGATCTCTATACATAGTAGGTCCAGGAGGATCTCTTAAGAGGATATTCGAGTATCTTTCAATAGATAAGACAGCCTATGGTGTTGACGCTATATATAGGAAGAAGATCGTGGGTAGAGATCTCTCGAGGAGAGATATAGAGAGAATCGCACTAGAGTATAATAGGATACGTGTGATACTCACACCAATTCCCGGAACCAGATTTCTCATTGGAAGAGGGAATCAACAGATATCATCAGAGATCTTTAGAAGAAGCGGAAGAGAAGGACTTATACCAGTGGTAAGCATGAGCAAGCTAGGAGGATCTAATGTTCTCTACATAGACTCAGGAGATGAAGAAGTTGATAGAATGCTCTCAGGCTATGTAAGAGCTTTAACAGGATACAGAGAAGAACTTCTCATAAGACTGATCCCCGCAAGATATGTAGCATGA
- a CDS encoding PhoH family protein, protein MTGGSYKGFHTIRFWSGVMSYLEKIKPLSDGQSRLIEALKDASAEVVGVFGPTGSGKSLITLLYGIDQISSNSYDKFLIVRPLINILSGSSLSSEIGGGVFREIASQYLIDLVSQYVPRDVVRDLIEREKIVFIDLHYLKGRSFDRSLIFIDDVQNMPAESVIETLIRVGSNSKLVIAGDPVFQKLRGVEKDSSAIVREILMSEEKARVVDLGIKDVVRQGARKGLKLLIELNLRSRKMIDSELKVLDLIKIHAPDADIVTVVELAGLRDQHGIPKDSVPDFLIITKTPGRLIGRGGERIQAIEKELGGRVRGLELSLDFKEWVRALHPVSWVYKHIEEVDFAGPNLRISVDKDAAGALIGQKGSHIRYIDSLFKSLLGVSVVVEQIERKEEKEKRRKK, encoded by the coding sequence GTGACTGGCGGAAGCTATAAAGGTTTTCATACAATTAGATTTTGGAGTGGTGTAATGAGCTATCTAGAGAAGATCAAACCATTAAGCGATGGGCAGAGTAGACTTATAGAAGCTTTGAAAGATGCGAGTGCAGAGGTTGTAGGAGTTTTCGGACCTACTGGGAGTGGTAAGAGTCTTATAACTCTACTCTATGGAATAGATCAGATCTCTTCAAACTCTTACGATAAGTTTCTCATAGTAAGACCTCTGATTAATATTCTCAGCGGAAGTAGTCTTAGCAGTGAGATTGGAGGAGGAGTTTTCAGAGAGATAGCATCACAATATCTCATAGATCTTGTTAGTCAATATGTTCCTAGAGATGTCGTAAGAGATCTCATTGAGAGAGAGAAGATAGTATTTATAGACCTCCACTACTTGAAAGGCAGATCCTTCGATAGATCTCTCATATTCATAGACGATGTTCAGAACATGCCCGCTGAGAGTGTTATAGAAACTCTCATCAGAGTTGGGAGTAACAGCAAGCTAGTGATAGCAGGAGATCCTGTGTTTCAAAAGCTTAGAGGTGTTGAGAAAGATTCATCAGCTATTGTAAGAGAGATCCTCATGAGCGAAGAGAAAGCTAGAGTAGTAGATCTAGGTATTAAAGATGTTGTGAGACAAGGAGCTAGAAAAGGTCTCAAATTATTAATAGAACTAAACCTCAGAAGCAGGAAAATGATAGATTCAGAGCTTAAAGTGCTAGACCTGATAAAAATACATGCTCCGGATGCTGATATAGTGACGGTAGTAGAATTAGCAGGTCTAAGAGATCAACATGGAATACCAAAAGATTCAGTACCAGACTTCCTAATAATAACCAAGACACCTGGAAGACTCATAGGAAGAGGAGGAGAGAGGATCCAAGCTATAGAGAAGGAGCTTGGAGGTCGCGTGAGAGGACTTGAACTATCTCTAGACTTCAAAGAATGGGTTAGAGCTCTCCACCCAGTATCATGGGTTTATAAGCATATTGAAGAAGTAGATTTCGCAGGACCTAATCTAAGGATCTCAGTAGATAAAGATGCTGCAGGAGCTCTCATAGGTCAGAAAGGATCTCATATAAGATACATAGACAGTCTTTTCAAATCTCTTCTCGGAGTAAGCGTTGTGGTAGAACAGATCGAGAGAAAAGAAGAGAAGGAGAAGAGGAGGAAGAAATAA